The Juglans microcarpa x Juglans regia isolate MS1-56 chromosome 2S, Jm3101_v1.0, whole genome shotgun sequence genome has a window encoding:
- the LOC121253095 gene encoding remorin-like, whose product MADQELIKVEPKVRENPPPAPSPAPEHVEEPPKDVTEEKSVIPPPEAPPEEKPHDSKSLAVVEKAPEYAEEKSTEGSTNRDAVLARVATEKRLSLIKAWEDSEKSKAENKAHKKLSAIGAWENSKKASIEAELRRIEEKLETKKAEYVEKMKNKVALIHKEAEEKRAVTEAKRGEDLLKAEETAAKYRATGTGPKKLLGWFSG is encoded by the exons ATGGCCGACCAGGAACTCATAAAGGTGGAGCCCAAGGTACGCGAGAACCCTCCCCCGGCTCCTTCTCCGGCACCAGAACACGTCGAAGAACCTCCCAAGGATGTTACTGAGGAGAAATCCGTAATTCCACCTCCTGAAGCTCCTCCTGAAGAGAAGCCCCATGACTCCAAATCTCTTGCCGTGGTTGAAA AAGCTCCGGAGTATGCTGAAGAGAAAAGTACTGAGGGTTCTACCAACCGAG ATGCTGTGCTTGCAAGAGTTGCAACAGAGAAAAGGCTATCACTGATCAAGGCATGGGAAGATAGTGAAAAATCAAAAGCAGAGAACAA GGCTCATAAGAAGCTATCTGCCATTGGGGCGTGGGAAAACAGCAAGAAAGCATCTATAGAGGCTGAGTTGAGAAGGATTGAG GAAAAACTGGAGACAAAGAAGGCCGAATATgtggagaaaatgaaaaacaaagtaGCTCTGATACACAAGGAAGCAGAAGAAAAGAGGGCAGTAACCGAAGCTAAACGTGGGGAAGATCTTCTCAAGGCAGAGGAAACAGCTGCAAAATACCGCGCCACTGGAACGGGTCCAAAGAAGCTCCTTGGTTGGTTCTCAGgctaa
- the LOC121251553 gene encoding transcription factor MYB17-like has product MGRAPCCDKEGVKKGAWSPEEDQILVQYISKHGHGSWRTLPKHAGLLRCGKSCRLRWINYLRPGIKRGPFTSEEEDTVIQLHGMLGNRWAAIASQLPGRTDNEIKNYWNTHLKKRLRGPWVPKFAKLEPSNAKSESPSTRHMVQWESARVEAEARLSMESLLHNLSSMGQTDCDHFLRLWNTEVGESFRVIKEKDGAACRSPVPQTSSSTKCCSDSDVTIQVKNTSTVGSTTNMTSEQEHDYRPMVDDAMANSDSLTSYDLMDSSDSALDLLLDFPDGDDMFQG; this is encoded by the exons ATGGGAAGGGCTCCGTGTTGTGACAAGGAAGGAGTGAAGAAAGGGGCTTGGAGTCCTGAAGAGGACCAAATCTTGGTACAGTACATCAGCAAGCATGGCCATGGCAGCTGGCGTACCCTCCCCAAGCATGCTG GTCTTCTTCGATGTGGAAAGAGTTGTCGGCTTAGGTGGATTAACTATCTTCGTCCTGGCATTAAACGCGGTCCGTTTACTTCTGAGGAAGAGGATACTGTAATTCAGCTTCATGGCATGCTCGGCAACAG GTGGGCTGCCATAGCATCGCAACTTCCTGGAAGAACAGACAACGAGATTAAGAACTATTGGAACACTCATTTAAAGAAGCGTCTCCGTGGCCCATGGGTGCCCAAGTTCGCCAAACTTGAGCCAAGCAATGCCAAATCCGAATCTCCTTCAACTCGCCATATGGTACAGTGGGAGAGTGCCAGAGTGGAGGCTGAGGCACGCTTGTCAATGGAATCGTTGCTGCACAACCTCTCATCCATGGGTCAGACCGACTGTGATCACTTCCTCCGTCTTTGGAATACTGAAGTCGGAGAATCATTTCGGGTTATCAAAGAAAAAGATGGTGCAGCCTGTCGAAGCCCTGTCCCTCAAACATCTTCATCGACAAAATGTTGTTCGGATTCTGATGTTACAATACAAGTGAAAAACACCAGCACCGTTGGCAGCACTACTAACATGACTTCAGAACAAGAGCATGACTATCGACCAATGGTGGACGACGCAATGGCCAACTCGGATTCTCTCACCTCTTACGATCTCATGGATTCTTCTGATTCAGCATTAGACCTGCTGCTAGATTTCCCAGACGGTGATGACATGTTTCAAGGATAG